The Methyloterricola oryzae genome contains a region encoding:
- the lipB gene encoding lipoyl(octanoyl) transferase LipB → MLLRLRNLGLRDYVDVWDRMRQFTDTRERESADELWLTEHPPVFTLGRNGDRAHILASGDIPIVQSDRGGQVTYHGPGQLVAYAMFDLQRRQMGPRGLVRHLEAAIIGTLSQYGIRAQARADAPGVYVDSRKIASLGLRIRKGCSYHGVSLNVDADLRPFRQINPCGYQGLEVTSLEALGVRVTLAEVGVSLTARIMQEFGYTHIER, encoded by the coding sequence ACGTCTGGGATAGGATGCGGCAGTTCACGGACACACGGGAGCGTGAATCTGCGGACGAACTGTGGCTGACCGAGCACCCGCCGGTATTCACCCTTGGCCGTAACGGCGACCGCGCGCATATCCTGGCGTCCGGCGATATTCCGATAGTCCAGTCGGACCGCGGCGGGCAGGTAACCTATCATGGCCCGGGCCAACTGGTGGCCTACGCCATGTTCGACTTGCAGCGCCGCCAGATGGGGCCTCGGGGACTGGTCCGACACCTCGAAGCCGCCATCATCGGCACCCTCAGCCAATACGGCATCCGCGCCCAGGCGCGCGCCGACGCACCCGGCGTCTATGTGGACAGCAGGAAAATCGCGTCCTTGGGATTGCGTATCCGCAAGGGCTGCAGCTACCACGGCGTCAGTCTCAATGTCGATGCCGACCTGAGGCCGTTCCGGCAAATCAATCCCTGCGGTTATCAGGGACTGGAAGTCACCAGCCTGGAAGCGCTTGGCGTGCGCGTCACCCTTGCCGAAGTCGGGGTTTCGCTGACGGCCCGCATCATGCAAGAATTCGGCTACACACACATTGAACGATGA